The following nucleotide sequence is from Cellulosilyticum sp. I15G10I2.
TAAATAAGCCATTTTTTGACGATCTAATGCATAAAGTAGGGCCTTCCTAACATTACTGTTTTGAAACATGACTTTATTAAAGTTGACGCCCATAAATTCATAGATATTAGAGGTAAACTCATAGGCTTTTGATGATTTATCACTTGCATACTTACCCCATTCAGTAATATTGGTATAGACTACATCTATAAGATTTTGCTTAAATGAATGCAGGCTGCTCTCTTCATCAGGAATAATACTTACTTCAATTTCTTCAATATGAGGCGTCCCTTTAAAGTAATGATTATTGGCTTCCAGCCTAATATTTTTAAGAGGTGTCATTGACTTAAAAATATAAGGACCTGATCCAATTGGAATAATGTTTAGGGACCTATTATCAGCCACATCATAAATATGTTTAGGGATGATCGGGAAAAATAAAGTTTGCAGAACACCACTAAAAGGTTGCCTGTACAAAATTTTAAATGTCGTATCATCGATCTTTTCTAAACTCGCAACATTATCTACAGCCTGTTTGTATGGACTATCTTGTATTTTTTGAATTTGTTCCATACTAAAAATAACGTCTTCTGTTGTCAGTGGCATACCATCGTGCCAATTAATATTATTATTTAGAGTAATCGTAATTGCTGTATTATTTTCATTAAGCATCCATGAATGTGCCACGTTAGCACTAACGGAACCATTTTCTTCAATATTGATAAGCGGACTAAACAGTAGAAGTAATGTTTGCTGTACATTGTCTTGGGTATTATAAAGCGGGTTAAGTGTTTCAGGAACATTCATTGCAATAGTCATTTTATTCTCTGAAGGTTTATTAGTTTGAGCATCTAATGGCACTTCTTGAGTTGGCATATTATTTACCGGCTCGTCTTTAACAACCATATCAAACGAATTGCAGCCTACACATAACATTAAAGCTATGAGACTTATACCAAGCATTTTATAACTTTTCATCATCTTACGATTTCCTCCTTAGTACCTATATAAAAATTGGTAGACCTTGTAATGCTGCTTAACTCTTTTTACATATAATTTCGTTTCTCTAAAAGGCATATCACTTAGTGACTTGCCATCTTGACTATATCTGGGATTGTTTCGCCATTTAGCTATATTCCCGCTTCCTGCATTGTAGGCTGCAAGCGCTAAGTCAACATCCTCATTATATTGTCTAATAAGTTTTGAGATATACCAGCACCCAATCTGTATATTGATATCCGGTTTAAATAATGTCTCATGCGAGTAATTGCTAATAGCAACCTCTTCGGCACCCCATGCCCCTGTTTTGTCCATAATCTGCATTAATCCTTTTGCACCGCTTCGAGATATTGCATTTGGATTATGCTTGCTCTCTGTCTTCATAATGGCATAAATGAGAAGTGGATCCACCTCATACTCCTTAGCATATTTATAGACCACCTCTTTGTAAGCTTGGGGATATAAACTATAAATACATAAAACAGCAAGTCCTATACAAATAACACTCTTTATTATTAAGCTCCCAAAAAATACCTTTTTCAAAACAATAACTCCTTATAAATGAACTAATAAATTTTTTATCTGCTCTCTAGTATTTTGAAGGGATGAACTATTATCTATCACTGCATCTGCCACATGGCTAAATTCTTCCCACTTCTTTTGAGCTTTAAACCTCTCTAGTATCTGTTCTTTAGCAAGTCCTTGTCTTTGCATAATGCGTGTTATTCTTGTTTCATCTTCTGCATATACAGCAATTACCTTATCTGTTAATGGCAATAGGCCAATTTCTATTAAAAGGGCTGCATCAATAATAACAATGTCAAAACTATCTTCTCGTCTGGCTCTTCTAATTTGTCTTTCTACCTCTTCATAGATTAATGGATGCATAATCTTGTTGAGAAGTTGTAATTTTTCTGGTGTCCTAAATACAATTTCACCTAATTTTTCTCTTAAAATATTTTGCTCTGAAGATAAGATAGAGGGCCCAAATGCTTTAATAACCAAGTGGTATCCTGTATGTCCTTTAAGCAAAATATTATGACCTATCTCATCAGCAGAAATAATAAAAGTCTTTTTTAATGTTTTAATAAATGAAACAACCGTTGTCTTTCCAGCGCCTGTCCCTCCAATTATTCCTATAACTTTCATCCTCTGTCTCCTATTTTACTTCTAACCAATTCTTACCTTTATGCACATCTACGCTAAGTGGAACAAGTAGATCCGCTGAGTTTTCCATCTCATGTTTAAGTAAACTTTTAACGGCCTCAATTTCAGTTTTGTGTGTTTCTATAAGTAATTCATCATGCACTGTCAAAATGAGTTTAGATTTCATACCCTTTGCTTTTAATTTCTTATAAACTTTAATCATTGCTATTTTAATAATATCTGCTGAGGTTCCTTGAATAGGCGTGTTCATGGCAACTCTCTTGCCGAATTCTCTCATATTATAATTACTAGCTAAAATCTCTGGAATTTCTCTTTTTCTATTAAATAGTGTTGTTACATAACCATTTTGCATGGCAAAATCAATGGTATCATCCAAATACTGCTTTACCTTTGGATATTTATCAAAATAACCTTCTATATATTTTTGAGCTGCTTTTTGTGTAATTTTCAGATCTTCTGAAAGAGAGAATGCACTAATGCCATATACAATCCCAAAATTGACTGCTTTAGCGTTACTCCTTTGCAAAGGCGTAACCTCTTCAAAATTAACATGAAACACTTGCGATGCTGTTAAGGCATGTATATCAATATTATTTTTAAATGCATCTATTAAAGTGGTATCTTGCGCCATATGCGCAAGTACCCTTAGCTCTATTTGAGAATAGTCGCCATCTAAAAATACATATTCTTCCGAAGAAGGAATAAACATTTTTCTAATTTTTCTCCCCATTTCAAATTTAACCGGAATATTCTGAAGATTTGGCTCTGTACTGCTCAGACGGCCAGTAGCTGTAATAGTCTGATTAAAAGTAGAATGAATCTTCTGATCTTCTCCTAATACATTAATAAGTCCATCTACATACGTAGATTTAAGCTTAATATATTGTCTAAATTCAAGGATTTTTTGAATGACGGGATAATCATTCTTTAATGTTTCTAATACTTCTGCAGCTGTTGAGTATCCTGTTTTGGTTTTTTTAACAGCTGGAATTCCCATTTTTTCAAACAGTATAATGCCTAGTTGTTTAGGTGAATTAATATTAAAACTTTCGCCCACTTCATTATATATTTCTTGTGAAATACTATCAATCAGAAGCTGTAGTTCATTGCCATACTCTTTTAATTGTTCAATGTCTACTGTGATCCCCTGTACTTCCATATTAAATAGCACTTCAATAAGCGGCATTTCTATTTCATAAAAAAGTTTATTCATATTAAGCTCACTTAATCTTGCGTTCATTACCTGATGTGCTTCTCTAATAATGTGCGCTCTCTTACAAAGGTTCATTACTCTATTTTCTAAATCTAAATCCTTCCACTCTTTTTGTGCCTTACCCTTACCTAATAAGTCTTCCATCGAGCCAATTGTACTAGCTCCTAAAAACATATCCTGTATCTCAGCAATATCATAAGTAGGGTTGGTCGGATTAAGTAAATAAGCCGCAATAAATGTATCAAATACAACCTCTTCAACTTGCATATTAAAGGCCTTATAGAGCTGATGTCTAAGTACTTTACTGTTATGAATAATCTTTTGGTATTCTCCACTTGTAAAAAACTTTTCAATTAGCGTAATTCCAGCTTCATTCGGCAAGTTTATTTCAAAACATCCAAGATCACTTGAGCTGCTAAAGGCAAAGCCTAGCTTATTTTGTTCAACATAATAGCTTACTCCTATTTCCTGATGTTTAGATGCTTCTAAAAACTTAGAAAAACTCTTTTCGTCCCATATCATTATATCTAGTGGCTGTTCATCTTCTTTTCTAACACTTCGAGGCAACTTATTTAATAAGGATCTAAACTCTAATTCCTTAAATAACTCATATGCTTCCTCATTTAGGGTTAAATCATATGTGAAATTATCCCATTGGTAGCTGAGTGGGACATCACAAACAATTGTTGCAAGCATTTTACTGTCTCTTGCATCATTCGCATAAGTTACTAGATTTTCTTTCAGTTTTTTTTGTTTAATGTGATCAAGGTTATCTAAAAGGTTTTCAACACTTCCATACTCTTGAATTAATTTAACGGCTGTTTTTTCTCCAACACCTGGAACACCTTTAATATTGTCTGAGGGGTCTCCCATAAGACCTTTGACATCTATAAATTGTTTAGGCGTAACGCCATACGTATCCTGCACTGTCTGCCCAAAAAAACTCTCTATTTCTGTTCCAGTTTTTTTAGTCCGAGGTATTTTAACTTGAATACGATCCGAGGTAATTTGAAATAAATCACGGTCTCCAGAAACTACAATAACTTCCATGTCATCTTTTTCAGCAGCTTTTGCAAGCGTTCCTAATACATCATCAGCTTCATACCCTTCTTTTTCGATAATAAAAATATCTAGGAGCTTCAAAGCTTTTTTGAGAAGGGGAATTTGCGTTCGGAGTTCCTCTGGCATCCCTTTACGATTGCCCTTATAATCTTTTGAAAATTCATGTCTAAACGTAGGCGCACTTAGATCAAATGTTACACCTAAAAAATCTGGTTTTTCTTTTTCAATGATTCCTAGCATCATATTAATAAAACCAAAAACTGCATTAGTATAAATACCTTGTTTGTTAGTAAGTAGCGGTACGCCGTAAAAGGCTCTGTTCGCTATACTGTGTCCATCAAATAAAAGTAATTTTTGCTTCACACTGCACCTCTTTAACAGATTTTAATTCAACAATCTTCTCATTTTATATTTTCTTATTATAACATACTTCATATAGGTTTACATACTTAGTGTGCGTTTAAAAAGGAATTTTATAGAACACTTTACAAAAAAACAAGTGATTATTCAATATAATCACTTGTTAAGACTACTTAAGTATACCTTAAGCCTCTATATGCTTAATAAAATCTGCTGTCTTAAATGACTTTTCAATATAAAAAGGAATATAAAGATCACATACAGTCTCTAAATCATGTAAAATACTTGAATGCACCTGAAAACTAAACAGTTGTTTAATGGGTGTATGCATAATATATTTCATGGTATATAACGTACTGAAACTGAGATCTAAGCGTTCTGGGTAAGAAGCTCTGCACTGCTCACACATTAAGCCTCCAGCCTCACATACAAAAGTATAGACACTTCTTTGATCATTCCCTAAATCTCCCGCGCACTCCACGCATTGGTCAAGCTCCGGCATAAAACCAAGTATACACAGTGCTCTAAGTTCAAAAATACGCCGGATAAGTTGAATTGAAAGCTTATTAACAACAAGTGTTCGAAGTGTCATGAGCGTCAGCCCTAATAAGTTTTCATTATCAGGCCCTTCTTGTGCTACTTCTGCCACAAACTCTAAAATGTAACTTGCATAACTTAAAATAGATAAATCATTTCTTAACTCATGAAACGTACTAATAATTTCGATATTCATTAAACGATATGTATCTTTATAGGCCACTAGCATAAATTCGCCATAAACAAAAAGTTGTGTTCCTGAAGCTAAGCTATTATCATATTTTTTAGCTTTTGGTGCTATGGCCTGAATCTTTCCTAAATCCATGGTGAAGAGAGTAACATATTTATCACTCTCTCCAACTATATATTCTTTTATAACTAAGGCTTTAGTTTTTATAATCACTACTACTCACTCATCCTATTTCATTCGTATTTAACCTATCTTCCAATATTTCAGCCTTATTATTACATGCTGCCTCATACTCCTTAAAGCCTAAATACAGGGTAATATCCCCGGTTGTTTCAAAATAGTTCCAAAGTTGTTGTAGCATGTTTATTCTACCCCCTAATAAGTTCTTTACTTATAAAGTGTGCAGTTTTTGGTTTAATATGCTACAAAAAATATACCAAGTTAAATGACCTTGACAATTTAACTAGTACATATCCTTCCCATTATATCCATAATTTTTAAGCAAAAAGTCACTGTCTCTCCAGTTTTTCTTAATTTTAACCCATAAATTTAAATAAATTTTAGAACCCAGCAGCCTCTCTGCATCAAATCTCGCTTTTGAGCCAATCTCTTTAATCATTTGACCTTGTTTTCCAATAATAATTCTTTTATGCGAATCTCTCTCACAGACTATTGTAGCCTCAATATCCACAATATCTGAACCCTCACGCTTTGACATGCTTTCTATTTCTACGGCAATACCATGTGGAATCTCTTTATCGAGCAAATGAAGTGATTTTTCACGGATAATTTCTGCTACTAATTGTCGTTCAGGTTGGTCTGTTATCATGTCTCCTGGAAAAAACTTAGGCCCTTCTGTCAAATACTTAGGAATACATCCAAGTAATGCCTCTATATTAATCCCTTCATAAGCTGATAAAGGAATAATCTCTGCAAAATCATGAACTGTTCTATATATTTCTATTGTTTTAAGCACCTGTTCTTTAGAAACACTATCAATCTTATTGATGCATAAAATAACAGGTGTATGAATAGATGCTAATCTCTCTATAATCTCTTTATCAAGCTTACCGATCTGCGGGTCTGCCTCAACTAAATAAAGCAGGGCATCTACCTCATTTAAAGTTGTTGTAGCTGCTTTGACCATATATTCTCCTAATTTATTTTTAGGTGTATGAATACCAGGTGTATCAATAAAAATCGCTT
It contains:
- a CDS encoding peptide ABC transporter substrate-binding protein — encoded protein: MMKSYKMLGISLIALMLCVGCNSFDMVVKDEPVNNMPTQEVPLDAQTNKPSENKMTIAMNVPETLNPLYNTQDNVQQTLLLLFSPLINIEENGSVSANVAHSWMLNENNTAITITLNNNINWHDGMPLTTEDVIFSMEQIQKIQDSPYKQAVDNVASLEKIDDTTFKILYRQPFSGVLQTLFFPIIPKHIYDVADNRSLNIIPIGSGPYIFKSMTPLKNIRLEANNHYFKGTPHIEEIEVSIIPDEESSLHSFKQNLIDVVYTNITEWGKYASDKSSKAYEFTSNIYEFMGVNFNKVMFQNSNVRKALLYALDRQKMAYLYYLDHVIVTDTPISPSSYLVDKSLKVQESDKEKAKLLLTQEGYERDDKTGLMTKNDIPFSFNLLVNAENKDRVKIADEIKKMYKEVGIDVNIEIVDKDIYLSRIETKQYDAFLGGWQLSYALDLSFALHSSKMLSGENYANYKDEKMDDLLQQAFLSTESTAVNTYSKLQQYFAQENPYISLFFKKKVLITKEKIAGEIKPTPLNIFANVEEWMIE
- a CDS encoding lytic transglycosylase domain-containing protein, encoding MKKVFFGSLIIKSVICIGLAVLCIYSLYPQAYKEVVYKYAKEYEVDPLLIYAIMKTESKHNPNAISRSGAKGLMQIMDKTGAWGAEEVAISNYSHETLFKPDINIQIGCWYISKLIRQYNEDVDLALAAYNAGSGNIAKWRNNPRYSQDGKSLSDMPFRETKLYVKRVKQHYKVYQFLYRY
- the coaE gene encoding dephospho-CoA kinase (Dephospho-CoA kinase (CoaE) performs the final step in coenzyme A biosynthesis.), which produces MKVIGIIGGTGAGKTTVVSFIKTLKKTFIISADEIGHNILLKGHTGYHLVIKAFGPSILSSEQNILREKLGEIVFRTPEKLQLLNKIMHPLIYEEVERQIRRARREDSFDIVIIDAALLIEIGLLPLTDKVIAVYAEDETRITRIMQRQGLAKEQILERFKAQKKWEEFSHVADAVIDNSSSLQNTREQIKNLLVHL
- the polA gene encoding DNA polymerase I, yielding MKQKLLLFDGHSIANRAFYGVPLLTNKQGIYTNAVFGFINMMLGIIEKEKPDFLGVTFDLSAPTFRHEFSKDYKGNRKGMPEELRTQIPLLKKALKLLDIFIIEKEGYEADDVLGTLAKAAEKDDMEVIVVSGDRDLFQITSDRIQVKIPRTKKTGTEIESFFGQTVQDTYGVTPKQFIDVKGLMGDPSDNIKGVPGVGEKTAVKLIQEYGSVENLLDNLDHIKQKKLKENLVTYANDARDSKMLATIVCDVPLSYQWDNFTYDLTLNEEAYELFKELEFRSLLNKLPRSVRKEDEQPLDIMIWDEKSFSKFLEASKHQEIGVSYYVEQNKLGFAFSSSSDLGCFEINLPNEAGITLIEKFFTSGEYQKIIHNSKVLRHQLYKAFNMQVEEVVFDTFIAAYLLNPTNPTYDIAEIQDMFLGASTIGSMEDLLGKGKAQKEWKDLDLENRVMNLCKRAHIIREAHQVMNARLSELNMNKLFYEIEMPLIEVLFNMEVQGITVDIEQLKEYGNELQLLIDSISQEIYNEVGESFNINSPKQLGIILFEKMGIPAVKKTKTGYSTAAEVLETLKNDYPVIQKILEFRQYIKLKSTYVDGLINVLGEDQKIHSTFNQTITATGRLSSTEPNLQNIPVKFEMGRKIRKMFIPSSEEYVFLDGDYSQIELRVLAHMAQDTTLIDAFKNNIDIHALTASQVFHVNFEEVTPLQRSNAKAVNFGIVYGISAFSLSEDLKITQKAAQKYIEGYFDKYPKVKQYLDDTIDFAMQNGYVTTLFNRKREIPEILASNYNMREFGKRVAMNTPIQGTSADIIKIAMIKVYKKLKAKGMKSKLILTVHDELLIETHKTEIEAVKSLLKHEMENSADLLVPLSVDVHKGKNWLEVK
- the recO gene encoding DNA repair protein RecO, with protein sequence MIIKTKALVIKEYIVGESDKYVTLFTMDLGKIQAIAPKAKKYDNSLASGTQLFVYGEFMLVAYKDTYRLMNIEIISTFHELRNDLSILSYASYILEFVAEVAQEGPDNENLLGLTLMTLRTLVVNKLSIQLIRRIFELRALCILGFMPELDQCVECAGDLGNDQRSVYTFVCEAGGLMCEQCRASYPERLDLSFSTLYTMKYIMHTPIKQLFSFQVHSSILHDLETVCDLYIPFYIEKSFKTADFIKHIEA
- a CDS encoding YqzL family protein; this translates as MLQQLWNYFETTGDITLYLGFKEYEAACNNKAEILEDRLNTNEIG
- the era gene encoding GTPase Era, whose protein sequence is MKEQFKSGFISIIGRPNVGKSTLMNRLIGEKIAIMSNKPQTTRNRIQTILTTDSFQAIFIDTPGIHTPKNKLGEYMVKAATTTLNEVDALLYLVEADPQIGKLDKEIIERLASIHTPVILCINKIDSVSKEQVLKTIEIYRTVHDFAEIIPLSAYEGINIEALLGCIPKYLTEGPKFFPGDMITDQPERQLVAEIIREKSLHLLDKEIPHGIAVEIESMSKREGSDIVDIEATIVCERDSHKRIIIGKQGQMIKEIGSKARFDAERLLGSKIYLNLWVKIKKNWRDSDFLLKNYGYNGKDMY